One window of the Mitsuaria sp. 7 genome contains the following:
- the rfbA gene encoding glucose-1-phosphate thymidylyltransferase RfbA, whose translation MGNDTRKGIILAGGSGTRLHPATLAISKQLLPVYDKPMVYYPLSTLMLAGMRDILLISTPQDLPRFEALLGDGARWGINLQYCVQPSPDGLAQAFILGKDFIGGAPSALVLGDNIFYGHDFAGLLGSADVQTDGATVFAYHVHDPERYGVVEFDGDKRAVSIEEKPRTPKSNYAVTGLYFYDRQVCDIAADIQPSPRGELEITDVNARYLAQQQLRVEIMGRGYAWLDTGTHDSLMEAGQFIATLEKRQGLKVACPEEIAFRKGWISAEQLERLAQPMLKNGYGQYLKQVLNEKVF comes from the coding sequence ATGGGCAACGACACCCGCAAGGGCATCATCCTGGCCGGCGGCTCCGGCACCCGGCTGCATCCGGCGACGCTGGCGATCAGCAAGCAGCTGCTGCCGGTCTACGACAAGCCGATGGTCTACTACCCGCTCAGCACGCTGATGCTGGCGGGCATGCGCGACATCCTGCTGATCAGCACGCCGCAGGACCTGCCCCGCTTCGAGGCGCTGCTGGGCGACGGCGCGCGCTGGGGCATCAACCTCCAGTACTGCGTGCAGCCCAGCCCGGACGGGCTGGCGCAGGCCTTCATCCTGGGCAAGGACTTCATCGGCGGCGCGCCCAGCGCGCTGGTGCTGGGCGACAACATCTTCTACGGCCACGACTTCGCCGGCCTGCTGGGCAGCGCCGACGTGCAGACCGACGGCGCCACCGTCTTCGCGTACCACGTGCACGATCCGGAGCGCTACGGCGTGGTCGAGTTCGACGGCGACAAGCGCGCCGTCAGCATCGAGGAAAAGCCCAGGACGCCCAAGAGCAACTACGCCGTCACCGGCCTGTACTTCTACGACCGCCAGGTCTGCGACATCGCCGCCGACATCCAGCCCAGCCCGCGCGGCGAGCTCGAGATCACCGATGTCAACGCGCGCTACCTCGCGCAGCAGCAGCTGCGCGTGGAGATCATGGGCCGAGGCTACGCGTGGCTGGACACCGGCACGCACGACAGCCTGATGGAAGCCGGCCAGTTCATCGCGACGCTGGAGAAGCGCCAGGGCCTGAAGGTCGCGTGCCCTGAAGAGATCGCCTTCCGCAAGGGCTGGATCAGCGCCGAGCAGCTGGAGCGACTGGCGCAGCCGATGCTCAAGAACGGCTACGGGCAATACCTGAAGCAGGTGCTCAACGAGAAGGTGTTCTGA
- the rfbD gene encoding dTDP-4-dehydrorhamnose reductase — protein MKVLLLGKNGQLGWELQRALAPLGDLVALDRSDGGDLGDSDALRATVRRVAPDVIVNAAAYTAVDKAESEPEAARQINALATGVLAEEAKTLGALLVHYSTDYVFDGAGNDWRFEDAPTGPLSVYGKTKLEGEQLIATAGADALVLRTSWVYAARGGNFAKTMLRLATEREQLKVVADQIGAPTGADLLADITAHLIRATLKDRALSGTYHAVASGETSWHQYAKHVLTRARDKGVTLKVQPEQVEALASSAYPTPAPRPLNSRLDNHKLQDRFGLVLPHWQTGVDRLLDEIL, from the coding sequence ATGAAAGTTCTGCTGCTCGGAAAAAACGGCCAACTGGGCTGGGAGCTGCAACGCGCCCTCGCCCCGCTGGGTGATCTGGTGGCGCTGGATCGCAGCGACGGCGGCGATCTCGGCGACAGCGACGCGCTTCGCGCCACGGTGCGCCGCGTCGCGCCGGACGTCATCGTCAATGCCGCGGCCTACACCGCCGTCGACAAGGCGGAGAGCGAGCCCGAGGCCGCCCGCCAGATCAATGCGCTCGCGACCGGCGTGCTGGCCGAGGAAGCCAAGACCCTAGGCGCGCTGCTGGTCCATTATTCGACCGACTACGTCTTCGACGGCGCTGGCAACGACTGGCGCTTCGAGGATGCGCCGACCGGTCCGCTGAGCGTCTACGGCAAGACCAAGCTGGAGGGCGAGCAGTTGATCGCCACCGCCGGCGCGGATGCGCTGGTGCTGCGCACGAGCTGGGTCTACGCGGCGCGCGGCGGCAACTTCGCCAAGACCATGCTGCGCCTGGCCACCGAGCGCGAGCAGTTGAAGGTCGTCGCCGACCAGATCGGCGCGCCGACCGGTGCGGACCTGCTGGCCGACATCACCGCGCACCTCATCCGCGCGACGCTGAAGGATCGCGCGCTGAGCGGCACTTATCACGCGGTCGCCAGCGGCGAGACCAGCTGGCACCAGTATGCGAAGCACGTGCTGACGCGCGCGCGGGACAAGGGCGTGACGCTGAAGGTCCAGCCCGAGCAGGTCGAGGCGCTGGCCAGCAGCGCCTACCCGACGCCGGCCCCGCGCCCGCTGAATTCGCGCCTGGACAACCACAAGCTGCAGGACCGTTTCGGCCTGGTGCTGCCGCACTGGCAGACCGGCGTGGACCGGCTGCTCGACGAGATCCTGTGA
- the rfbB gene encoding dTDP-glucose 4,6-dehydratase yields MTILVTGGAGFIGSNFVLDWFKTSDEPVVNLDALTYAGNLENLASLKDDARHVFVQGDICDRALIDQLLATHQPRAIVHFAAESHVDRSIHGPGAFMRTNVEGTFTLLEAARAFWSALEGDAKAGFRFHHVSTDEVYGSLKAEDPPFAETNAYEPNSPYSASKAASDHLVRAWHHTYGLPVVTTNCSNNYGPYHFPEKLIPLMIVNALAGKPLPVYGDGQQIRDWLYVTDHCSGIRAVLAGGTLGETYNIGGWNEQANIDIVKTVCALLDELRPDPAGPYARLITYVKDRPGHDRRYAIDARKIERDLGWRPAETFETGIRKTVQWYLANEEWSARVLSGAYREWVTKQYGA; encoded by the coding sequence ATGACGATCCTCGTCACCGGCGGCGCCGGCTTCATCGGCAGCAACTTCGTGCTCGACTGGTTCAAGACCTCCGACGAGCCGGTCGTCAACCTCGACGCCCTCACCTACGCGGGCAACCTCGAGAACCTGGCCTCGCTGAAGGACGATGCGCGCCACGTCTTCGTGCAAGGCGACATCTGCGACCGCGCGCTCATCGACCAGCTGCTCGCCACGCACCAGCCGCGCGCGATCGTGCACTTCGCGGCCGAGTCGCATGTCGACCGCTCCATCCACGGGCCCGGCGCCTTCATGCGCACCAACGTCGAGGGCACTTTCACGCTGCTCGAGGCCGCGCGTGCGTTCTGGTCCGCGCTCGAAGGCGACGCGAAGGCGGGCTTCCGCTTCCACCACGTCTCGACCGACGAGGTCTACGGCTCGCTGAAGGCAGAGGATCCGCCCTTCGCCGAGACGAACGCGTACGAGCCCAACAGCCCCTACTCGGCCTCGAAGGCGGCCAGCGACCACCTGGTCCGCGCCTGGCACCACACCTACGGCCTGCCGGTGGTCACGACCAACTGCAGCAACAACTACGGCCCGTACCACTTCCCCGAGAAGCTGATCCCGCTGATGATCGTCAACGCGCTGGCCGGCAAGCCGCTGCCCGTGTACGGCGACGGCCAGCAGATCCGCGACTGGCTCTACGTCACCGACCACTGCTCGGGCATCCGCGCGGTGCTGGCCGGCGGCACGCTGGGCGAGACCTACAACATCGGCGGCTGGAACGAGCAGGCCAACATCGACATCGTGAAGACGGTGTGCGCGTTGCTCGACGAGCTGCGCCCCGATCCCGCCGGCCCGTATGCCCGCCTGATCACCTACGTCAAGGACCGCCCCGGCCACGACCGCCGCTACGCGATCGACGCCCGCAAGATCGAGCGCGACCTGGGCTGGCGTCCGGCCGAGACCTTCGAGACCGGCATCCGCAAGACGGTGCAGTGGTACCTTGCGAATGAGGAATGGTCCGCGCGCGTGCTCTCGGGCGCGTACCGCGAGTGGGTCACGAAGCAGTACGGCGCTTGA
- a CDS encoding nucleotide sugar dehydrogenase: MSVIAVVGLGYVGLPLVVEFGKHGRTIGFDIAVDKVAKCRAGTDPSRELTDEEVRAAVHAEYHSDPACLAEADVIIVAVPTPVDQAHIPDFKPLIGSSTSVGRHMKRGAVVVYESTVYPGATEEVCIPVLERESGLKWKQDFFVGYSPERINPGDKEHTLTKILKIVSGDTPETLDVVAKTYEKIIVPGVHRASSIKTAEAAKVIENTQRDLNIALMNELAIIFERIGLDTSEVLEAAGTKWNFLKFKPGLVGGHCIGVDPYYLTHKADMLGYHPQVILAGRRINDGMGKFIAEQTIKQMIAAGSHVKGAKVNVLGLTFKEDCGDLRNSKVIDIIQELRTYGVEVFVTDPAAEADEAMHEYGVQLHAYEDLPRADAIVAAVAHREYKALAVAELAGKLVEGGAFIDVKAAFNSDNLRAAGLRVWRL; encoded by the coding sequence GTGTCCGTGATCGCCGTCGTCGGGTTGGGATATGTGGGACTGCCGCTGGTGGTCGAGTTCGGCAAGCACGGTCGCACGATCGGGTTCGACATCGCGGTGGACAAGGTCGCCAAGTGCCGCGCCGGCACCGACCCCTCGCGCGAATTGACCGACGAGGAAGTCCGCGCCGCCGTCCACGCCGAGTACCACAGCGACCCGGCCTGCCTGGCCGAGGCCGACGTCATCATCGTCGCCGTGCCCACGCCGGTGGACCAGGCCCACATCCCCGATTTCAAGCCGCTGATCGGCTCCTCGACCAGCGTCGGGCGTCACATGAAGCGCGGCGCGGTCGTGGTCTACGAATCGACGGTGTACCCCGGCGCGACCGAGGAGGTCTGCATCCCCGTGTTGGAGCGCGAATCCGGCTTGAAGTGGAAGCAGGACTTCTTCGTCGGCTACAGCCCGGAGCGCATCAACCCGGGCGACAAGGAACACACGCTGACGAAGATCCTCAAGATCGTCTCCGGCGACACGCCGGAGACGCTGGACGTCGTCGCCAAGACCTACGAGAAGATCATCGTCCCGGGCGTGCACCGCGCGTCCAGCATCAAGACGGCCGAGGCCGCCAAGGTCATCGAGAACACGCAGCGCGACCTGAACATCGCGCTGATGAACGAACTGGCGATCATCTTCGAGCGCATCGGCCTGGACACCTCCGAGGTGCTGGAGGCCGCCGGCACGAAGTGGAACTTCCTGAAGTTCAAGCCGGGACTGGTCGGCGGCCATTGCATCGGCGTGGACCCCTACTACCTGACCCACAAGGCCGACATGCTGGGCTACCACCCGCAGGTCATCCTGGCGGGCCGGCGCATCAACGACGGCATGGGCAAGTTCATCGCGGAGCAGACCATCAAGCAGATGATCGCCGCAGGCTCGCACGTCAAGGGCGCCAAGGTCAACGTGCTGGGCCTGACCTTCAAGGAGGACTGCGGCGACCTGCGCAACTCCAAGGTGATCGACATCATCCAGGAGCTGCGCACCTACGGCGTCGAGGTCTTCGTGACAGACCCGGCCGCCGAGGCCGACGAGGCGATGCACGAGTACGGCGTGCAGCTGCACGCCTACGAGGACCTGCCCCGCGCCGACGCGATCGTGGCCGCGGTCGCCCACCGCGAGTACAAGGCGCTGGCCGTCGCGGAGCTCGCCGGCAAGCTGGTCGAAGGCGGTGCCTTCATCGACGTGAAGGCCGCGTTTAACAGCGACAATCTGCGCGCGGCCGGCCTGCGGGTCTGGCGACTGTGA
- a CDS encoding mannose-1-phosphate guanylyltransferase/mannose-6-phosphate isomerase, translating to MAGGSGTRLWPLSRAGYPKQFLVLSGNNSLFQQAAERLAALSAEDIAVKAPIVVGNEEHRFMVLDQLREQKLSPGAVVLEPVGRNTAPAITLAALQAIEGGEDPVLVVTPADQTVTDSPAFTAALQDAVRQASDGAIVILGITPDRAETGYGYIRAGAEGAGLRVEAFVEKPDAATAQKYLDQGGYYWNSGMFVLRASVWLQALQQFRPDIDQATRVAFAAKAVDGAFVRPAKEAFAAVPSESIDYAVMERCPGSAIALRMVPLDAGWNDLGAWEAVWQVADKDESGNASRGDAIIADSRNTLVHATSRLVSAVGLDNIVVVETPDAVLVADRSKSQDVKKIVNQLTASQRDEQTLHRKVHRPWGWYDSIDMGERFQVKRIMVKPGASLSLQMHHHRAEHWIVVQGTAEIVNGDKTLLLTENQSTYIPLGQVHRLSNPGKLPLEIIEVQSGSYLGEDDIVRYQDTYGRN from the coding sequence ATGGCGGGCGGCAGCGGCACACGGCTGTGGCCGCTCTCGCGCGCGGGCTACCCGAAGCAGTTCCTGGTGCTGAGCGGCAACAACAGCCTGTTCCAGCAGGCCGCGGAGCGCCTGGCCGCACTGTCCGCCGAGGACATCGCGGTGAAGGCGCCCATCGTCGTCGGCAACGAGGAGCATCGCTTCATGGTGCTGGACCAGCTGCGTGAGCAGAAGCTCTCGCCCGGCGCCGTCGTGCTGGAGCCGGTCGGCCGCAACACCGCGCCGGCCATCACGCTGGCGGCGCTGCAGGCGATCGAGGGCGGCGAGGACCCGGTGCTCGTCGTCACCCCGGCGGATCAGACCGTCACCGACAGCCCGGCCTTCACCGCCGCGCTGCAGGACGCCGTGCGTCAGGCCAGCGACGGCGCGATCGTGATCCTGGGCATCACGCCCGACCGTGCGGAGACGGGCTACGGCTACATCCGCGCCGGTGCCGAAGGCGCCGGCCTGCGCGTCGAGGCCTTCGTCGAGAAGCCCGACGCCGCGACCGCGCAGAAGTACCTCGACCAGGGCGGCTACTACTGGAACAGCGGCATGTTCGTGCTGCGCGCCAGCGTCTGGCTGCAGGCGCTGCAGCAGTTCCGTCCCGACATCGACCAGGCCACCCGCGTCGCCTTCGCCGCCAAGGCGGTGGACGGGGCCTTCGTGCGCCCGGCCAAGGAAGCCTTCGCGGCCGTGCCGTCGGAATCCATCGACTACGCCGTGATGGAGCGCTGCCCCGGCAGCGCGATCGCGCTGCGCATGGTGCCGCTGGACGCCGGCTGGAACGACCTGGGCGCCTGGGAAGCGGTCTGGCAGGTCGCCGACAAGGACGAATCCGGCAACGCCAGCCGCGGCGACGCGATCATCGCGGACAGCCGCAACACGCTGGTGCACGCCACCAGCCGGCTGGTGTCCGCGGTGGGGCTGGACAACATCGTCGTGGTCGAGACGCCGGACGCGGTGCTGGTCGCCGACCGCAGCAAGAGCCAGGACGTCAAGAAGATCGTCAACCAGCTGACCGCCAGCCAGCGCGACGAGCAGACCCTGCACCGCAAGGTGCACCGCCCCTGGGGCTGGTACGACAGCATCGACATGGGCGAGCGCTTCCAGGTCAAGCGCATCATGGTCAAGCCCGGCGCCTCGCTGAGCCTGCAGATGCACCACCACCGCGCGGAGCACTGGATCGTCGTGCAGGGCACGGCCGAGATCGTCAACGGCGACAAGACGCTGCTGCTGACCGAGAACCAGTCGACCTACATCCCGCTGGGCCAGGTGCACCGGCTGTCCAACCCGGGCAAGCTGCCGCTGGAGATCATCGAGGTCCAGTCCGGCTCCTACCTGGGCGAGGACGACATCGTGCGATACCAGGACACCTACGGCCGCAACTGA
- the galE gene encoding UDP-glucose 4-epimerase GalE, which yields MANDTILLTGATGYIGSHTWLALLAAGYRVVGVDNFSNSSPKVLERLTELSGQTPLFEKLDVCDGAALDAVFSEYQPAAVVHFAAYKAVGESTTKPLSYYRNNLDGLLTVCETMRRHECKRIVFSSSATVYGQPRTLPLREDADLMAVNPYGATKLIGEGILRDLGASDPRWQTACLRYFNPVGAHESGRIGEDPRGIPNNLMPYVTQVAVGRRAKLSVFGDDYDTPDGTGVRDYIHVVDLAEGHVAALDFLVRGDESIWVNLGTGRGYSVLELVNAFAAASGREVPYEIVARRPGDVAACYADPALAREKLGWTARFDLQRMCEDSWRWQSANPNGFEG from the coding sequence ATGGCCAACGACACCATCCTGCTGACCGGCGCGACCGGCTACATCGGCTCCCACACGTGGCTCGCGCTGCTGGCCGCGGGCTACCGCGTGGTCGGCGTGGACAACTTCAGCAACAGCTCGCCCAAGGTGCTGGAGCGGCTGACCGAACTCAGCGGCCAGACGCCGCTGTTCGAGAAGCTCGACGTCTGCGACGGCGCGGCGCTGGACGCCGTGTTCAGCGAGTACCAGCCCGCGGCGGTGGTGCACTTCGCCGCCTACAAGGCGGTCGGCGAGTCCACGACCAAGCCGCTGAGCTACTACCGCAACAACCTCGACGGCCTGCTGACCGTCTGCGAGACCATGCGCCGCCACGAGTGCAAGCGCATCGTCTTCTCGTCCAGCGCCACCGTCTACGGCCAGCCCAGGACGCTGCCGCTGCGCGAGGACGCGGACCTGATGGCCGTCAACCCGTACGGCGCGACCAAACTGATCGGCGAAGGCATCCTGCGCGACCTGGGTGCGTCGGATCCGCGCTGGCAGACCGCCTGCCTGCGCTACTTCAACCCGGTCGGCGCGCACGAGAGCGGCCGCATCGGCGAGGACCCGCGCGGCATCCCCAACAACCTGATGCCCTACGTGACGCAGGTGGCCGTGGGCCGGCGCGCGAAGCTGTCGGTCTTCGGCGACGACTACGACACCCCCGACGGCACCGGCGTGCGCGACTACATCCACGTCGTCGACCTGGCCGAAGGACACGTCGCGGCGCTGGACTTCCTGGTGCGCGGCGACGAGTCGATCTGGGTCAACCTCGGCACCGGCCGCGGCTACAGCGTGCTGGAACTGGTCAACGCCTTCGCCGCCGCCAGCGGCCGTGAAGTGCCCTACGAGATCGTCGCCCGCCGCCCGGGCGACGTCGCCGCCTGCTACGCCGATCCGGCGCTGGCGCGTGAGAAGCTCGGCTGGACCGCCCGGTTCGACCTGCAGCGCATGTGCGAGGACAGCTGGCGCTGGCAGTCGGCCAATCCCAACGGTTTCGAAGGCTGA
- a CDS encoding undecaprenyl-phosphate glucose phosphotransferase, translated as MFEDRNYKRTFYSAPQSVQSFIAAFLEPTLIVLVYLTLLAWFGEPVMRSTYTLCMLVFALTFPGRNRFADHPASAVTDIVGSWLMLLLILGMFAYATSSFHYFERPVLLWWALLTPLAQIVAVEIGRRVLRWRSRQPWIRRTAVIIGAGPLGAKVARALQFGPVGGADCLGFFEDRTDDRLHPDCLGRVLGTLPQLSDYVRTHGVREVYITLPLGSQPRILRLLEQLQGTTASLFFVPDVFGISIIQGRLQDVNGVPVVGILETPFTGVNEVVKRISDIVLASLILVLISPILVMLAIGVKMSSPGPVIFRQRRNGLDGEEIMVYKFRSMRSMDNGAVVKQATKGDSRITPFGAFIRKTSLDELPQFVNVLQGRMSIVGPRPHAVAHNEEYRQIIKAYMVRHKVKPGITGWAQVNGLRGETDTVDKMKARVEYDLEYLRNWSLGLDLQIIVRTVRLMLFDRHAY; from the coding sequence ATGTTTGAGGACCGAAATTACAAAAGAACCTTCTACAGCGCGCCGCAGTCGGTCCAATCCTTCATCGCGGCCTTCCTGGAACCGACCCTGATCGTTTTGGTCTACCTCACCCTGCTGGCCTGGTTCGGCGAGCCGGTGATGCGTTCCACGTACACGCTGTGCATGCTGGTGTTCGCGCTGACCTTCCCGGGGCGCAACCGCTTCGCGGATCATCCCGCCAGCGCGGTCACCGACATCGTCGGTTCCTGGTTGATGCTGCTGCTGATCCTGGGCATGTTCGCCTACGCGACCAGCAGCTTCCATTACTTCGAGCGGCCGGTGCTGCTGTGGTGGGCGCTGCTGACGCCGCTGGCGCAGATCGTCGCGGTCGAGATCGGCCGCCGCGTGCTGCGCTGGCGTTCGCGCCAGCCGTGGATCCGCCGCACCGCGGTGATCATCGGCGCGGGACCGCTGGGGGCGAAGGTGGCGCGGGCGCTGCAGTTCGGCCCCGTCGGCGGGGCGGACTGCCTGGGCTTCTTCGAGGACCGCACCGACGACCGGCTGCATCCCGACTGCCTGGGACGCGTGCTGGGCACGCTGCCGCAGCTCAGCGACTACGTCCGCACGCACGGCGTGCGCGAGGTCTACATCACGCTGCCGCTGGGCTCGCAACCGCGCATCCTGCGTCTGCTGGAACAGCTGCAGGGCACGACCGCGTCGCTGTTCTTCGTCCCCGACGTGTTCGGCATCAGCATCATCCAGGGCCGGCTGCAGGACGTGAACGGCGTGCCCGTCGTCGGCATCCTGGAGACGCCGTTCACCGGCGTGAACGAGGTCGTCAAGCGCATCAGCGACATCGTGCTGGCGTCGCTGATCCTGGTGCTGATCTCGCCGATCCTGGTGATGCTGGCCATCGGCGTGAAGATGAGCTCGCCCGGACCGGTGATCTTCCGCCAGCGCCGCAACGGCCTGGATGGCGAGGAGATCATGGTCTACAAGTTCCGCTCGATGCGCTCGATGGACAACGGCGCGGTCGTCAAGCAGGCGACCAAGGGCGACTCTCGGATCACGCCGTTCGGCGCCTTCATCCGCAAGACCTCGCTGGACGAGCTGCCGCAGTTCGTCAACGTGCTGCAGGGACGCATGAGCATCGTCGGACCGCGTCCGCACGCGGTCGCGCACAACGAGGAATACCGCCAGATCATCAAGGCCTACATGGTCCGCCACAAGGTCAAGCCGGGCATCACCGGCTGGGCCCAGGTCAACGGCCTGCGCGGCGAGACCGACACCGTGGACAAGATGAAGGCGCGCGTCGAATACGATCTGGAGTACCTGCGCAACTGGTCACTGGGCCTGGATCTCCAGATCATCGTGCGGACCGTCCGGTTGATGCTGTTCGATCGCCATGCCTATTGA
- the ubiB gene encoding ubiquinone biosynthesis regulatory protein kinase UbiB, producing MRYLSRLLVIVWTLYRHGLDELALSTLKRRRFRFLRRLITVGRAWDQPRGVRLRLALERLGPIFVKFGQLLSTRRDLVPPDMIEELSRLQDNVPPFPAELSRELIERAFGRRIEDLFATFDAEPVASASIAQVHFGTLHDGREVAVKVLRPGMLDIIEDDLALMRTLAGWVERFSADGRRLKPREVVGEFNTYLHDELDLVREAANAAQLRRNMQDLQLVMVPEMIWELCRSEVIVMERMRGVPISQLERLREAGVDIRKLARDGVTIFFTQVFRDGFFHADMHPGNIQVSLDPQTFGRYIALDFGIIGTLNGVDKDYLAQNFIAFFRRDYKRVAELHIESGWVPPETRVDELEGAVRTVCEPHFDKPLKDISLGQVLMRLFQISRRFNVEIQPQLVLLQKTLLNIEGLGRQLDPELDLWATAKPFLERWMDEQIGWRAFLRQLKKEAPRFAQMVPEFPRLMHEVLRQRAEDGHADLTRQLLVEQRRTNHLLQALLWGVGGFLLALVLTQLAIRWMA from the coding sequence ATGAGGTATCTGTCCCGCCTGCTGGTCATCGTCTGGACCCTCTATCGACACGGACTGGATGAGCTGGCGCTGTCCACGCTCAAGCGCCGCCGCTTCCGCTTCCTGCGCCGGCTGATCACGGTCGGCCGCGCCTGGGACCAGCCGCGCGGCGTGCGGCTGCGGCTGGCGCTGGAGCGGTTGGGGCCGATCTTCGTCAAGTTCGGCCAGCTGCTGTCCACGCGGCGCGACCTGGTGCCGCCCGACATGATCGAGGAGCTGTCGCGGCTGCAGGACAACGTGCCGCCGTTCCCCGCCGAGCTGTCGCGCGAGCTGATCGAGCGCGCCTTCGGCCGCCGCATCGAGGACCTGTTCGCCACCTTCGACGCCGAGCCGGTGGCCAGCGCGTCGATCGCGCAGGTGCACTTCGGGACGCTGCATGACGGGCGTGAAGTCGCCGTCAAGGTGCTGCGGCCAGGCATGCTCGACATCATCGAGGACGACCTGGCGCTCATGCGCACGCTGGCGGGCTGGGTGGAGCGCTTCTCCGCCGACGGCCGGCGGCTGAAGCCGCGCGAGGTGGTCGGGGAGTTCAACACCTACCTGCACGACGAGCTGGACCTGGTGCGCGAGGCCGCCAACGCGGCCCAGCTCCGTCGCAACATGCAGGACCTGCAGCTGGTGATGGTGCCGGAGATGATCTGGGAGCTCTGCCGCAGCGAAGTCATCGTCATGGAGCGCATGCGCGGCGTGCCGATCTCGCAGCTGGAGCGGCTGCGCGAGGCGGGCGTCGACATCAGGAAGCTGGCCCGCGACGGCGTCACGATCTTCTTCACGCAGGTGTTCCGCGACGGCTTCTTCCACGCCGACATGCATCCCGGGAACATCCAGGTCAGCCTGGATCCGCAGACCTTCGGCCGTTACATCGCGCTGGACTTCGGCATCATCGGCACGCTGAACGGGGTCGACAAGGACTACCTGGCGCAGAACTTCATCGCGTTCTTCCGCCGCGACTACAAGCGCGTGGCCGAGCTGCACATCGAATCCGGCTGGGTGCCGCCCGAGACCCGCGTCGATGAGCTCGAAGGCGCGGTGCGCACGGTGTGCGAGCCGCATTTCGACAAGCCGCTGAAGGACATTTCGCTGGGTCAGGTCTTGATGCGCCTGTTTCAGATCTCACGAAGATTTAACGTGGAGATCCAGCCGCAGCTGGTTTTGCTGCAAAAAACGCTGCTCAACATTGAAGGTTTGGGTAGGCAGCTGGATCCGGAGCTGGACCTCTGGGCGACGGCCAAGCCCTTCCTCGAGCGCTGGATGGACGAGCAGATCGGCTGGCGAGCGTTCCTGCGCCAGTTGAAGAAGGAGGCGCCGCGCTTCGCGCAGATGGTCCCGGAGTTCCCCCGGCTGATGCACGAGGTGCTGCGCCAGCGCGCCGAGGACGGCCATGCCGACCTGACGCGTCAGCTGCTGGTGGAGCAGCGCCGCACCAATCACCTCCTGCAGGCACTGCTGTGGGGCGTCGGTGGCTTCCTCCTGGCGCTGGTGCTGACCCAGCTGGCGATCCGCTGGATGGCGTGA
- a CDS encoding sigma-70 family RNA polymerase sigma factor, producing MNHSTEANDHNTDSGEAVEQVELLEQAGPTEPSEPSEQGEPIEPVDPELVKQRQQLVLTHIVKIARDSRSDSSKLKRFLRRYERSPGELDDIIQDAMLEATRCADRFQARSSVETWFFGIAANVARNHVARCSKRSGQMESLDESPHMMDAESAHRPRDSSMDVSQQVAYRQLAGIVDMTLSGLSPDLRGTFDLACLQEESYRDVAEIQAIPIGTVRSRVNRVRTLLRSRLKQGFADYAT from the coding sequence ATGAACCACTCCACCGAAGCCAATGACCACAACACGGATTCCGGCGAGGCCGTCGAGCAGGTCGAACTGCTCGAGCAGGCCGGGCCCACCGAACCGTCCGAACCGTCAGAGCAGGGCGAGCCGATCGAGCCCGTGGACCCGGAACTCGTCAAGCAACGCCAGCAGCTGGTGCTGACCCACATCGTCAAGATCGCCCGCGATTCGCGCAGCGACTCCAGCAAGCTCAAACGATTCCTGCGGCGCTACGAGCGCTCGCCCGGAGAGCTCGACGACATCATCCAGGATGCGATGCTGGAAGCGACGCGCTGCGCCGACCGTTTCCAGGCGCGATCGTCGGTGGAGACCTGGTTCTTCGGGATCGCCGCGAACGTCGCCCGCAATCACGTGGCGCGCTGCTCCAAGCGCAGCGGCCAGATGGAGAGCCTGGATGAATCGCCGCACATGATGGACGCGGAATCGGCGCACCGGCCGCGCGACTCCTCGATGGACGTCAGCCAGCAGGTCGCCTACCGGCAACTGGCCGGCATCGTCGACATGACCCTGTCCGGACTGTCGCCGGACCTGCGCGGCACCTTCGACCTGGCCTGCCTGCAGGAAGAGTCCTACCGCGATGTCGCGGAGATCCAGGCGATCCCGATCGGCACGGTGCGCTCGCGCGTGAACCGCGTCCGCACGCTGCTGCGCTCGCGGTTGAAGCAGGGTTTCGCCGACTACGCGACCTGA
- the sctS gene encoding type III secretion system export apparatus subunit SctS, with translation MIETIAFFQKGLLLVIWLSLPPLIVAVVAGVLVSLVQTVLSMQDQSIPFAAKLLAVGLVLAMTGRWMALQLLALGDQALAALVTFGGRP, from the coding sequence GTGATCGAGACCATCGCGTTCTTCCAGAAAGGCCTGCTCCTGGTGATCTGGCTGTCGCTGCCACCGCTGATCGTGGCGGTGGTGGCGGGCGTGCTGGTCTCGCTGGTGCAGACCGTGCTGTCCATGCAGGACCAGAGCATCCCCTTCGCCGCGAAGCTGCTCGCCGTCGGCCTCGTGCTGGCGATGACCGGCCGCTGGATGGCGCTGCAGCTGCTGGCGCTGGGCGACCAGGCCCTCGCGGCGCTGGTCACCTTCGGAGGTCGGCCATGA